In a single window of the Streptacidiphilus sp. P02-A3a genome:
- a CDS encoding DnaB-like helicase N-terminal domain-containing protein, producing MNPLLGAERALLGAVLLDPVQLSRLDWLAPDHFYRPVHQALFAALRKLQADGHPALTTEEVVPLSWVTDAVAEAGLHVRGLAPEYAHALIAACPRPAHAPLYGRMVLEGAIHRSVTEHAIRLHQAARADALQGEAEGALHHADVLTGVLGDLARRWGSEPRPVAPATAPVVAPPVRAEQVAQDERFLLAALTDRPGTMDEVVGWLRPDDFADPAHGQLYRCLGALHHRGEPLDRITVLWEAQRRGLLADGTLSGDQVMAICGGLDPGSAEWLGEQVMRSSITRTAATSARVIRALAENEALAPGPLINHALHALGPLDEVRARWQIANGRPTPTPSASSPSGPPGARVHAALARSTPRASAPPSERLGSASAPASARPLRAATAEPHPPAHRPSSPLESAVNNDPISDALGLRALASAARTTRSR from the coding sequence ATGAACCCGCTGCTGGGCGCCGAGCGGGCGCTGCTCGGCGCTGTGCTGCTCGACCCGGTCCAGCTCTCGCGCCTGGACTGGCTCGCGCCGGATCACTTCTACCGCCCGGTCCACCAGGCCCTGTTCGCCGCTCTGCGCAAGCTCCAGGCAGACGGGCACCCCGCGCTGACGACCGAGGAGGTCGTACCGCTGTCCTGGGTGACCGACGCGGTCGCCGAGGCCGGCCTCCACGTGCGCGGGCTGGCCCCGGAGTACGCCCACGCGCTGATCGCGGCCTGCCCGCGCCCCGCACACGCTCCGTTGTACGGCCGCATGGTGCTGGAGGGCGCGATCCACCGCAGCGTCACCGAGCACGCGATCCGCCTGCACCAGGCCGCTCGCGCCGACGCCCTGCAAGGCGAGGCCGAGGGGGCGCTGCACCATGCCGACGTGCTGACCGGCGTACTCGGCGACCTCGCCCGGCGTTGGGGCTCCGAACCGCGCCCGGTCGCGCCGGCCACTGCCCCGGTCGTCGCGCCGCCGGTTCGGGCCGAGCAGGTCGCCCAGGACGAGCGGTTCCTGCTGGCCGCTCTGACCGACCGGCCGGGGACCATGGACGAGGTGGTGGGCTGGCTGCGGCCGGACGACTTCGCCGACCCGGCCCACGGCCAGCTCTACCGCTGCCTCGGCGCGCTGCACCACCGGGGCGAGCCCCTCGATCGGATCACCGTGCTCTGGGAAGCCCAGCGGCGGGGGCTGCTGGCCGACGGCACGCTGTCGGGCGACCAGGTCATGGCCATCTGCGGCGGTCTTGATCCCGGCAGTGCCGAATGGCTCGGCGAGCAGGTCATGCGCTCCTCGATCACACGCACGGCGGCCACCTCCGCACGCGTCATCCGGGCCCTGGCGGAGAACGAGGCCCTGGCCCCCGGACCGCTCATCAACCACGCCCTGCACGCCCTCGGCCCACTGGACGAGGTCCGTGCCCGCTGGCAGATCGCGAACGGCCGCCCAACTCCCACACCCTCCGCGTCTTCGCCGAGCGGCCCACCCGGTGCGCGGGTGCACGCCGCTCTCGCCCGCAGCACACCGCGCGCTTCCGCCCCGCCCTCGGAGCGGCTCGGTTCCGCGTCCGCTCCGGCCTCCGCGCGACCCCTTCGCGCAGCCACAGCTGAACCCCACCCCCCAGCCCATCGCCCGTCCTCCCCCTTGGAATCCGCCGTGAACAACGACCCCATCTCCGATGCCCTGGGCCTGCGTGCCCTGGCTTCTGCGGCCCGCACGACGCGGAGCCGGTGA
- a CDS encoding SCO6880 family protein, protein MSDQPQAEATPATVKFPHRSKRGILLGLTAPQLIATSLTGLLLLAVILTRGVAGALELIPLWAAIALFVFVRYRGRALADWAPIVTRYVLRRMRGQLVWLVRPSRRPVREGLLHLPGTAASLRVVTAPDRRYGAVHNPHTGTLTAVVKVSSRAYALLDPGTQNANVHGWGRALAALARTGHVARVQVVERTVPDSGDALRRYWEEHGQPDAPVAGAIYSELIASAGPAAAPHEAYVAVSLDAKAARRLINQAGGGLTGAFSVLAQLTSTFDQAARTAGLNPTGWLTAHEIAAVVRTAYDPKALAGLDRWSSSGRPESEPAAAGPVVVVEKSDHIATDSAVHCTYWVENWPRTETSAGFLHQLLFTAGVRRTLSLSYEPKGLDAALRDVQRKKASVIADAAERARRGQVDSEADSVEYQDIKSRERQLIAGHADVALTGLLTVSADSEEELRSACAVVETAAVGAQLDLRPLTWQQAEAFTAAAMPLALAA, encoded by the coding sequence ATGTCCGACCAGCCCCAGGCCGAAGCCACTCCGGCCACCGTCAAGTTCCCCCACCGCAGCAAGCGCGGCATCCTGCTCGGCCTGACCGCCCCGCAGCTGATCGCCACAAGCCTCACCGGCCTGCTCCTGCTCGCCGTGATCCTCACCCGCGGCGTGGCCGGCGCGCTCGAACTCATCCCGCTGTGGGCCGCCATCGCCCTGTTCGTCTTCGTCCGCTACCGGGGCCGGGCCCTGGCCGACTGGGCCCCGATCGTCACCCGGTACGTCCTGCGCCGGATGCGGGGCCAGCTGGTCTGGCTGGTGCGGCCCTCCCGCCGCCCGGTCCGCGAGGGCCTGCTCCACCTGCCCGGCACCGCAGCCAGCCTGCGCGTGGTCACCGCCCCCGACCGCCGGTACGGCGCCGTCCACAACCCCCACACCGGCACACTGACCGCCGTCGTCAAGGTCTCCTCCCGCGCCTACGCGCTGCTGGACCCGGGCACCCAGAACGCCAACGTCCACGGCTGGGGACGCGCTCTGGCGGCGCTCGCCCGCACCGGCCACGTCGCCCGCGTCCAGGTGGTCGAGCGCACCGTCCCCGACTCCGGCGACGCCCTTCGCCGGTACTGGGAGGAGCACGGGCAGCCCGACGCCCCGGTGGCAGGCGCGATCTACAGCGAGCTGATCGCCAGCGCGGGCCCGGCTGCGGCTCCCCACGAGGCGTACGTCGCGGTGTCGCTGGACGCGAAGGCCGCGCGACGCCTGATCAACCAGGCCGGCGGCGGGCTCACCGGAGCCTTCAGCGTCCTGGCGCAGCTGACCTCGACGTTCGACCAGGCCGCGCGGACGGCCGGGCTCAACCCCACCGGCTGGCTCACCGCCCACGAGATCGCGGCCGTCGTTCGCACGGCCTACGACCCCAAGGCCCTGGCCGGCCTCGACCGCTGGTCCTCCTCGGGGCGGCCCGAGTCGGAGCCTGCCGCTGCCGGCCCGGTCGTGGTCGTCGAGAAGTCGGACCACATCGCGACCGACTCCGCCGTCCACTGCACGTACTGGGTCGAGAACTGGCCCAGGACCGAGACGTCGGCGGGTTTCCTGCACCAGCTCCTGTTCACCGCCGGGGTCCGCCGCACGCTGTCGCTCTCCTACGAGCCGAAGGGGCTGGACGCGGCCCTGCGCGACGTCCAGCGCAAGAAGGCCAGCGTGATCGCCGATGCCGCCGAGCGGGCCCGGCGCGGCCAGGTCGACTCCGAGGCGGACTCGGTCGAGTACCAGGACATCAAGTCCCGCGAGCGCCAGCTCATCGCGGGCCACGCGGACGTCGCGCTGACCGGACTGCTGACCGTCTCGGCCGACTCCGAGGAGGAACTGCGGTCCGCCTGCGCGGTCGTGGAGACCGCAGCCGTCGGCGCCCAGCTCGACCTTCGGCCGCTCACCTGGCAGCAGGCCGAGGCGTTCACCGCCGCCGCCATGCCGCTCGCCCTCGCCGCCTGA
- a CDS encoding DUF4913 domain-containing protein has product MSDPSKTTPATEPFRVPDGDLDDLVSTLAKTMAEVRQHGVILDRLGSEPALVAADPQSTGSASPPDGEAELEQDAGPTSVFILALGGEAYAVELAALSNWVSYLFLPVYGREISTIRPWCTQWHEHPEAVARLHALWLAWQQLTDAEAGLSGPSTWHRDHLDQALVHLRAPDGPFAACTTSPTRPNHRVLATPAPEQFGLAA; this is encoded by the coding sequence ATGTCCGACCCCAGCAAGACCACCCCCGCCACCGAGCCCTTCCGCGTTCCGGACGGGGATCTCGACGACCTCGTCAGCACCCTCGCCAAGACCATGGCCGAGGTAAGGCAGCACGGCGTCATCCTCGACCGCCTCGGCTCCGAGCCCGCTCTCGTGGCCGCAGACCCCCAGTCGACCGGCTCTGCTTCCCCGCCCGACGGGGAAGCAGAGCTCGAGCAGGACGCCGGCCCCACCTCAGTGTTCATCCTCGCCCTAGGCGGGGAGGCGTACGCCGTCGAACTGGCCGCGCTCAGCAACTGGGTGAGCTACCTCTTCCTGCCCGTGTACGGCCGGGAGATCAGCACCATCCGCCCGTGGTGCACCCAGTGGCACGAACACCCCGAAGCCGTGGCCCGGCTGCACGCCCTCTGGCTGGCCTGGCAGCAACTCACCGACGCCGAGGCCGGCCTGTCCGGTCCCTCGACGTGGCACCGCGACCACCTGGACCAGGCCCTGGTGCACCTCCGCGCTCCCGACGGCCCCTTCGCCGCGTGCACAACCAGCCCGACCCGGCCCAACCACCGCGTGCTGGCCACCCCCGCGCCCGAGCAGTTCGGACTGGCGGCATGA
- a CDS encoding C40 family peptidase, translated as MKKTVGAVVGLAATGPLLLAAPILFASSGIAAAACTSGSPQAVDTAAVAAQVQSILAGRGKGTVSVPGLDDPTEQVPNAETITATGIAMHVPARGQVVALATALQESGLRNLDSGDRDSLGLFQQRPSQGWGTAEQIMQPVYASTRFYQALLQVSGWQSMTVTQAAQAVQKSGYPGAYAKWEPLATALQQAIAPLLSPGAGATPSPAASGSPAPSTGASPTDGTGGCSADGDGSGFGPIPPGSVPDGYTIPTSAPPQIQTAIRWAMGQLGTQYQWGGSCTDPHGADPMGRCDCSSLVQQAYRAAGVSLTRTTFTQVDQGTAVPLNALQPGDLVFTAGSDGTAANPGHVGIYMGSGLIINAPHTGAVVSIDTLASWKSQLVAARRVV; from the coding sequence ATGAAGAAGACCGTCGGTGCCGTGGTCGGTCTGGCTGCCACCGGCCCGCTGCTGCTGGCCGCCCCGATTCTGTTCGCCTCGTCCGGGATCGCTGCTGCCGCCTGCACGTCGGGTAGTCCACAGGCTGTGGATACCGCAGCCGTGGCCGCCCAGGTGCAGTCGATCCTGGCGGGCCGAGGCAAGGGAACCGTATCGGTGCCCGGCCTGGACGACCCGACGGAGCAGGTCCCGAATGCCGAGACCATCACCGCCACCGGCATCGCCATGCACGTCCCCGCCCGGGGTCAGGTGGTGGCGCTGGCAACCGCCCTGCAGGAGAGCGGGCTTCGCAACCTGGACTCCGGGGACCGTGACAGCCTGGGGTTGTTCCAGCAGCGGCCCTCGCAGGGGTGGGGGACGGCCGAGCAGATCATGCAACCGGTCTACGCCAGTACGCGGTTCTACCAGGCACTTTTGCAGGTCTCGGGGTGGCAGTCCATGACCGTCACCCAGGCGGCCCAAGCGGTCCAGAAGTCGGGTTACCCGGGTGCCTACGCCAAGTGGGAACCGCTGGCGACTGCTCTGCAGCAGGCCATCGCCCCGCTGCTGTCGCCCGGTGCCGGCGCGACGCCGAGCCCCGCTGCATCCGGTTCACCCGCCCCGTCAACCGGCGCATCGCCGACGGATGGCACAGGAGGGTGCTCAGCAGACGGTGATGGCTCCGGGTTCGGGCCGATCCCTCCCGGCAGCGTCCCGGACGGCTACACCATCCCCACCAGCGCGCCGCCGCAGATCCAGACGGCGATCCGGTGGGCAATGGGCCAACTCGGCACGCAGTACCAGTGGGGCGGGTCCTGCACGGACCCGCACGGGGCGGACCCGATGGGCCGGTGCGACTGCTCGTCCCTGGTGCAACAGGCTTACCGGGCCGCCGGGGTGAGCCTGACCCGCACCACCTTCACCCAGGTCGACCAGGGGACGGCGGTTCCCCTGAACGCCTTGCAGCCTGGTGACCTGGTCTTCACCGCCGGCTCGGACGGGACCGCCGCCAATCCCGGCCACGTCGGTATCTACATGGGCTCCGGCTTGATCATCAACGCGCCGCACACGGGTGCCGTGGTCTCGATCGACACCCTGGCCTCCTGGAAGTCCCAGCTTGTCGCGGCCCGCCGAGTCGTCTGA
- a CDS encoding ATP-binding protein, whose product MGVCDLPLMNSVCDAVDFANNPAGAVTNGIGAWIAESMGDLASSGADLAAKAVNATTTIDLNAAWFRSNYELILPIGLVLTVGTFCLQLILAAWRRDERALAQAAVGTMTGVLFSFCAVSFTAVAVTVVDALSNGLFQAANTSVGDAVRRIVKVSELGPMFQLGWAIPALVALGCAIGAFMYWGVMVARKVGVLVLVTLAIFAGAGGGWEVAKRWRRGWIEATATLVVSKLLMTIVFLLGVSAMGQSDSKDGMSALSDALAGLTIMVLILLCPYATYKFVHWATEGGSQDDLHRTGVAGVAVATGAAKTAGSLAMQAGSGSPAPQGPSKVPGMGADGVASGIDPSGGRLSKEGIDPGPERPQTSFRFGEDPNASGDKGRALIQRPGIPALITRRGSNSEGSAPGSDGGSAQAASVSAPGNNMADAGSTPPATPAPAGSGPAAPPPPTTGPSATGSAPATRWVFPHQPPSGS is encoded by the coding sequence ATGGGAGTCTGCGACCTCCCCCTGATGAACAGTGTCTGCGACGCTGTCGACTTCGCCAACAATCCGGCCGGAGCGGTCACCAACGGGATCGGCGCGTGGATCGCCGAGTCGATGGGCGACCTCGCGTCCAGCGGCGCCGACCTGGCTGCCAAGGCCGTCAACGCCACCACAACCATCGACCTGAACGCCGCCTGGTTCCGGAGCAACTACGAGTTGATCCTGCCCATCGGCCTGGTCCTGACCGTGGGCACGTTCTGCCTCCAGCTCATCCTCGCTGCCTGGCGTCGCGATGAGCGCGCCCTGGCGCAGGCGGCGGTGGGCACGATGACCGGCGTGCTGTTCTCGTTCTGCGCGGTCAGCTTCACGGCCGTGGCGGTGACCGTGGTGGACGCGCTGTCAAACGGCTTGTTCCAGGCCGCGAACACCTCAGTCGGCGATGCCGTGCGCCGGATCGTCAAGGTCAGCGAGCTGGGGCCAATGTTCCAACTCGGCTGGGCCATACCGGCGCTGGTGGCCCTGGGCTGCGCGATCGGCGCGTTCATGTACTGGGGCGTGATGGTCGCCCGCAAGGTCGGCGTGCTCGTCCTGGTCACCCTGGCGATCTTCGCCGGAGCCGGGGGCGGCTGGGAGGTCGCCAAGCGCTGGCGCCGGGGCTGGATCGAGGCCACCGCCACCCTGGTCGTCAGCAAGCTGCTGATGACGATCGTGTTCCTGCTCGGCGTCTCGGCCATGGGGCAGAGCGACTCCAAGGACGGCATGTCCGCGCTCTCCGACGCGCTGGCGGGCCTGACCATCATGGTGTTGATCTTGTTGTGCCCTTACGCGACCTACAAGTTCGTCCACTGGGCGACCGAGGGTGGCAGCCAGGACGACCTGCACCGTACCGGTGTGGCCGGGGTGGCGGTCGCCACCGGGGCTGCGAAGACCGCGGGGAGCCTGGCGATGCAGGCGGGGTCGGGCTCGCCCGCGCCCCAGGGGCCGAGCAAGGTCCCGGGCATGGGTGCCGACGGGGTTGCCTCCGGCATCGACCCCTCCGGAGGCCGGCTCAGCAAGGAGGGGATCGACCCCGGTCCCGAGCGCCCGCAGACCAGCTTCCGCTTCGGGGAGGACCCGAACGCCTCGGGCGACAAGGGAAGGGCCCTGATCCAGCGACCGGGCATCCCGGCGCTCATCACCCGGCGCGGCAGCAACTCCGAAGGGAGTGCTCCTGGGAGCGACGGCGGTTCCGCCCAGGCCGCCAGCGTGTCGGCTCCCGGCAACAACATGGCCGACGCCGGTTCCACGCCGCCTGCCACACCCGCCCCGGCAGGCAGCGGCCCTGCCGCACCTCCGCCGCCGACCACCGGCCCGTCGGCGACCGGCTCTGCGCCTGCGACGAGGTGGGTGTTCCCCCACCAGCCGCCATCGGGGTCCTGA
- a CDS encoding glycosyl hydrolase, whose translation MNGEPDFRLDGLMPGDEESEFAESMMWPGDLTLVAEHHTTPNGSHSFFVVHDRSMTWGVPGSPQLVAVKIARDLDARTFTVESENHAALGFAQNWLIERGCPPGPITRLSSDFVQPADDQTIRVEQQIRNSGDRYKVLDTLTSDGYPYETWTMVRDSLASQDPIRVFLEEADLAADSYTVREGAFPDEDAALQWLDDRDTPLPEPPEYRGDPAVLRTRAALARSAGSTTSPGTGPSVEAPASVPARPTPGRSM comes from the coding sequence ATGAACGGCGAACCCGACTTCCGGCTCGACGGTCTCATGCCTGGCGACGAGGAATCCGAATTCGCGGAGAGCATGATGTGGCCCGGCGATCTGACCCTGGTGGCCGAGCACCACACCACCCCGAACGGCTCGCACAGCTTCTTCGTAGTCCACGACCGTTCGATGACCTGGGGCGTGCCCGGTAGTCCCCAGCTCGTCGCCGTCAAGATCGCCCGGGACCTCGATGCCCGGACCTTCACCGTCGAGTCCGAGAACCACGCCGCGCTGGGCTTCGCCCAGAACTGGCTCATAGAACGCGGCTGCCCGCCCGGTCCGATCACACGGCTCAGCAGCGACTTCGTGCAACCGGCGGACGACCAGACCATCCGCGTCGAGCAGCAGATCCGCAACTCAGGGGACCGATACAAGGTCCTGGACACCCTGACCAGCGACGGCTACCCCTACGAGACGTGGACGATGGTCCGCGACTCCCTCGCCTCCCAAGACCCGATCCGCGTCTTCCTGGAAGAAGCGGACCTGGCCGCCGACTCCTACACCGTGCGTGAAGGGGCCTTTCCCGACGAGGACGCAGCACTTCAGTGGCTGGACGACCGCGACACTCCCCTGCCGGAGCCGCCGGAATACCGCGGTGATCCCGCTGTCCTGCGGACCCGCGCAGCTCTCGCCCGCTCTGCCGGCTCCACCACAAGCCCCGGCACCGGACCCAGCGTAGAAGCCCCCGCCAGCGTCCCTGCCCGGCCGACCCCCGGCAGGTCGATGTGA
- a CDS encoding ATP-binding protein has protein sequence MPRTRASASPLFVPRKASRAQQRSARTDFAQARRQARLAGAPPKRRDQDTLDPELRPTYPPSGRPGPSSARGGKLSLPAHRMTTATVSGAYPFLAEGGLGAEGIFVGRDVHAEAAFCFDPFTLYSSGRIEGFTNPNAVLAGIIGMGKSALAKSIATRSIAHGYRVYVPCDPKGEWTAVAQALGGYSIALGPGLPGRLNPLDAPARPASVSEDDWSTEVRKRRLLLLAALARTVLKRDLLPMEHTALDLALDQVVAEAQAGGTVPLLGEIAHTLGSPERLDRALGDQGGHMGPAAQDLAHALRRLVHGDLSGMFDAPSSVTFDPTTPMLSIDLSRLGGSGDDTALVLAMTCASAWMESALADPDGGRRWVIYDEAWRLMRHVGLLERMQSQWKLSRGLGIANLMVIHRLSDLLSAGDAGSRGRVLAEGLLADCSTRIIYRQEPDQLAAAASLLGLTGVETQAVSALTKGRGLWKVAGRSFITQHILHPAERELFDTDARMAA, from the coding sequence ATGCCCCGCACCCGCGCCAGCGCCTCCCCCCTGTTCGTCCCCCGCAAGGCATCACGCGCCCAGCAGCGTTCCGCCCGCACCGACTTCGCCCAGGCCCGCCGCCAGGCACGCCTCGCTGGGGCCCCGCCCAAGCGCCGCGACCAGGACACCCTCGACCCGGAGCTACGGCCGACCTACCCGCCGTCGGGACGCCCCGGCCCCTCCTCGGCGCGCGGCGGCAAGCTCAGCCTGCCCGCCCACCGGATGACCACCGCCACCGTGTCCGGGGCCTATCCCTTCCTCGCCGAGGGCGGCCTGGGTGCGGAGGGTATCTTCGTCGGCCGCGACGTCCACGCCGAGGCGGCGTTCTGCTTCGACCCGTTCACGCTGTACAGCAGCGGGCGGATCGAGGGCTTCACCAATCCGAACGCCGTCCTGGCCGGGATCATCGGCATGGGCAAGTCCGCGCTGGCCAAGTCCATCGCCACCAGGTCGATCGCCCACGGCTACCGGGTCTACGTCCCCTGCGATCCCAAGGGAGAGTGGACAGCCGTCGCGCAGGCCCTCGGCGGCTACAGCATCGCGCTGGGACCGGGGCTCCCGGGCAGGCTGAACCCCCTGGACGCTCCGGCCCGACCCGCCTCGGTCAGCGAGGACGACTGGTCGACCGAAGTCCGCAAGCGCCGCCTCCTGCTCCTGGCGGCCCTGGCCCGCACCGTGCTCAAGCGCGACCTGTTGCCGATGGAGCACACCGCGCTGGACCTCGCGCTCGACCAGGTCGTGGCCGAGGCTCAGGCCGGCGGTACGGTGCCGCTGCTCGGCGAGATCGCCCACACCCTCGGCTCGCCCGAGCGCCTCGACCGCGCCCTCGGCGACCAGGGCGGCCACATGGGGCCCGCCGCCCAGGACCTCGCGCACGCCCTGCGCCGTCTGGTGCACGGCGACTTGAGCGGCATGTTCGACGCCCCCAGCTCCGTCACATTCGACCCGACCACACCGATGCTCTCCATCGACCTGTCCCGCCTCGGCGGCTCGGGCGACGACACCGCCCTGGTCCTCGCGATGACCTGCGCCAGCGCCTGGATGGAGTCCGCCCTCGCCGACCCGGACGGCGGCCGACGCTGGGTGATCTACGACGAGGCATGGCGCCTGATGCGGCACGTCGGCCTCCTGGAGCGCATGCAGAGCCAGTGGAAGCTCTCGCGCGGCTTGGGGATCGCCAACCTGATGGTCATCCACCGCCTGTCCGACCTGCTCAGCGCGGGTGACGCCGGCTCGCGCGGCCGGGTGCTGGCCGAGGGCCTGCTGGCCGACTGCTCCACCCGCATCATCTACCGCCAGGAACCCGACCAACTCGCCGCCGCCGCCTCGCTGCTCGGCTTGACCGGAGTCGAGACCCAGGCCGTTTCGGCGCTCACCAAGGGCCGGGGGCTGTGGAAGGTCGCGGGGCGGTCCTTCATCACGCAGCACATCCTCCACCCCGCCGAGCGCGAACTGTTCGACACCGATGCCCGCATGGCCGCCTAG
- a CDS encoding DNA cytosine methyltransferase, producing MWLHVARAVEALRPCLVVIENVRGLLTSPAGAPGDVEPCPWCLGDAPGQPPLRALGAVLGSLADLGYDTRWLVLRASDIGAPHRRERTFLTAWPAGHPAQDTDQQHRQERRLPAPGEAQERGPRPEPGRRGGVAAAADPEGVGRDQGLAQPAARQRGHDPAQRGGIAAAHPASLRHRHPGPPPRQGLATAPVSSGPAAVDADRGTDGRWGPYAGAITRWETLTRPAPAPTDGAGRLRADFVEWMQGLEPGWVTATPGLGRPAQLTALGNGVVPQQATRAVQLLAPPFPRCPRCTAP from the coding sequence CTGTGGCTGCACGTCGCCCGTGCAGTCGAGGCCCTCCGACCCTGCTTGGTTGTGATCGAGAATGTGCGCGGCCTCCTCACCTCACCCGCCGGTGCCCCTGGCGACGTGGAACCCTGCCCGTGGTGTCTGGGAGACGCCCCAGGTCAGCCTCCTCTGCGGGCACTCGGTGCCGTACTCGGATCCCTGGCCGACCTCGGGTACGACACACGCTGGCTCGTGCTTCGCGCCTCCGACATCGGAGCCCCGCACCGCCGCGAGCGCACCTTCCTCACCGCCTGGCCCGCCGGGCACCCTGCTCAAGACACCGACCAGCAACATCGGCAGGAACGGCGGCTCCCAGCACCCGGCGAAGCGCAAGAGCGGGGGCCACGGCCCGAACCTGGCCGACGAGGTGGAGTGGCTGCTGCTGCCGACCCCGAAGGCGTCGGACGGGACCAAGGGCTCGCCCAACCAGCGGCACGGCAACGGGGACATGACCCTGCCCAGCGCGGCGGCATCGCTGCTGCCCACCCCGCGAGCCTCCGACACCGGCACCCCGGGCCGCCGCCCCGGCAAGGGCTGGCGACCGCCCCTGTCAGCAGTGGTCCTGCCGCTGTGGACGCAGACCGAGGAACGGACGGGCGATGGGGGCCCTACGCCGGCGCCATCACCCGATGGGAGACGCTCACCCGCCCCGCGCCGGCGCCCACCGACGGGGCCGGGCGGCTGCGCGCCGACTTCGTGGAGTGGATGCAGGGCCTCGAACCCGGCTGGGTGACCGCCACCCCCGGGCTCGGCCGACCCGCCCAGCTCACCGCGCTCGGTAACGGCGTCGTCCCCCAACAGGCCACCCGAGCAGTGCAGTTGCTGGCACCTCCCTTCCCTCGCTGCCCTCGCTGCACGGCGCCGTAG
- a CDS encoding DUF6112 family protein: MSLAKQAVQLAYNPGITPSDGGLPGLAVLKEVMGSINLFAIILVVGALAVSAGVWAWGHHSGGHQAEANGKKGVLVAAGAALLLGAANGVVEFFSALGTQVH, encoded by the coding sequence ATGTCTCTCGCCAAGCAGGCAGTTCAGCTCGCCTACAACCCCGGCATCACCCCGTCCGACGGCGGGCTTCCCGGCCTGGCGGTCCTCAAGGAGGTGATGGGCAGCATCAACCTCTTCGCGATCATCCTCGTGGTCGGGGCACTCGCGGTCAGCGCAGGCGTGTGGGCCTGGGGCCACCACTCCGGCGGCCACCAGGCCGAGGCCAACGGCAAGAAGGGCGTCCTGGTCGCCGCCGGCGCGGCCCTGCTGCTCGGTGCGGCCAACGGCGTGGTCGAGTTCTTCTCGGCACTGGGGACGCAGGTCCACTGA
- a CDS encoding DUF6238 family protein, with protein MSRTASPTAQDFVPFATAALDFHRALNIPGGPLVTTRAELDALHAHLVSLHGLLDAHTARTGQLIPIEGDQLRAARTRIWQAADHLHAAYHAAPRPDSGEVPEREACQAGLPEGAPELTICQRHQRAAHLVRRRTTPTDLHTPFTGLVRR; from the coding sequence ATGTCCCGCACCGCCAGCCCGACCGCGCAGGACTTCGTGCCCTTCGCCACCGCCGCACTCGATTTCCACCGCGCGCTCAACATCCCCGGCGGCCCGCTGGTCACCACCCGCGCCGAGCTGGACGCCCTGCACGCCCACCTCGTCTCGCTGCACGGCCTGCTCGACGCCCATACCGCCCGCACCGGACAGCTCATCCCGATCGAGGGCGACCAGCTCCGCGCCGCCCGCACCCGGATCTGGCAGGCCGCCGACCACCTCCACGCCGCCTACCACGCGGCACCCCGGCCCGACTCCGGCGAAGTCCCCGAACGCGAGGCGTGCCAGGCCGGCCTGCCCGAGGGCGCACCCGAGCTGACCATCTGCCAGCGCCACCAGCGGGCCGCCCACCTGGTACGCCGCCGCACCACCCCGACCGACCTGCACACCCCGTTCACCGGCCTCGTCCGCCGCTGA